The sequence below is a genomic window from Lolium perenne isolate Kyuss_39 chromosome 4, Kyuss_2.0, whole genome shotgun sequence.
TGTAAATAGCAAACATCAACTAAAACTAAAATCAGAGGGGGAAAATGGATACATTTGTGGTATTGAATTGACTTAAAAATAACAGAATTCAGAACTCCAGTTCATCCTGTACAAGTGAAAGGTATAAGCTTAGGATGAGCTTCGGACTTGGGCTAGGGCAGGGGCTCAGGGCCTACGAGTCGTGCTGCCGCCAACCTGGGATGTGCACTGATGTTCATGCTTTTGTACCTTACTCTGCCTCCTAGGAGGATGTAAATAACTtctatcttttcaatgaaatgaaacgcaaaggtcctttgcgttttctcgaaaaaagtgAAAGGTATAAAAGATAGCGAGTGTATAAAATAATTGTTGCAGGAAATTCAGTAATAGTAGCAAAAAAGTCAAAATTATTAAGTAAGAGTCAAATACATATCACCATTGGATATACTAGCCCGTGTGAACGCACGGGTTGGCAACTACCATACTTCACCAATACTGAGACGACAGTTGGGATAGTCTCTGGCCATTCGCCTAATCGCAGCTTCTGCTTCACGATAACTCTCGCCGTCAAAGTTCTCGACATGAAGTGCAATTTCGACTTCTTCCAGCGAAGGGAGGTTCCATATGCTCAATTCCATGTCGCAGCTGAGGATGTCTGACAGTTCGAGGCGGAAAGTCAATTTTCGAACCAGGGGCATAGCTCCCGGTGTGAACAAATGTGGCCCCAGTATAACATTTTTGAAATTGCACTCTCTCAGGCAAGGGAATGCATTAGTGGAAAGCATGCACCTTTGGGTTGCGACGTCCACCGTAGGGACTTTGAGAATCGACCACAGTTCAACATACCGAAGAGTCGGCAGAGTGCCGAGGATCTCAATGTCCTCCGGTTTCAATTCATTAATATATATACGGAGGAAGGAAACCAGGGAGAGTGATGAAGAATTAACCCATGTCGGCAAAGTTTGAAACTGTCCCGTCAACAGAAGTTTACGGATGTATGGAGAGGGTACCCAGTCCTGCATGACATCAATGTCATCACCATTGAAAATCACCAGAGTCTCTAGTTTGGCAAGTTTTCCCAAGGACTCAACAAaagtaacaagtttatcatgtgcAAATGATACTGGCCAGCAAAAGCTGAGCAGCCTCAGCTGGGTCAGGTACCGCAGTTCTAGCTCCACTCCTTCTTCGAAGTATTGTATGTCTAGCTCTTGGAGTGACGCCAAATTCATAATCCCTCTTGGCAGATAACTTTCATAATACAAGCAAATCAGATTTGTCATCCGGAGCACACTTGCCGGCAAAGTTACATACATTTCCCGTACGTCCAATATCTGCAAAAACTGCAGCTTTGCTATTTCCAATGGAATCTCATAAATTCCTTCACATCTTAATACTAGGTACCTCAGGTGTAACAAATTCCCGACACACCTAAGGTCCACTACGTCCAAAAAACAATCTTCTAGGTCCAACACACGTAATACTCGAAATCTTGAAAGCGGAAGAATCTGATTATTAACATAACAATTGAAAAGTGTAAAAGACCTCACTTGTGACAGGCTCATGGTAGCCAGCCGAGTGGAACTGAGCTCATCCGTGCACTTTTGGATGGAAAGCCTCCGAGGCTTTCTTTGAACATGTATGTCTTCCTTGATAAAATCCAATACGGTAACAAAGTTTTCTTCACTTGACAAATCACAAATCACATCCAACATCATATCATGCACGATACAAGCTTGTGCTCTGCCATCAACATCTATGTATACCGGCTGAATCAAGCTTCTATTGACGAGCTCAATGAAGCAACATTCCCCGAGTCCTATGAGGCCAAGGTCATGCTTTTGCCCTTCAAAAAATCCCTCGGCAATCCACCGCCTTATCAAACGATCTCTGCCAATGCGAAAATCCTCTGGAAATACACTAAGATATAAGAGGCAAGTCTTCAAAAGAGGAGGGAGGTCATAATAACTGAACAACAATATCTTCTTCATACTCTTCATGCTAGGATCATTTGAAAGCCCACGACCAATAGATTCAAGCAAAATATTCCATTGATCTATTTGTTTTATCTGCTGATTACTAGCCAAATGACTGGCTAGAGTAATAATGGCCAATGGCACTCCGGCACATTTCTTCAAAATATCTCTCGACACCTGCTCTAGCTCAGAAGGACATCCAGCCTCGTTTGCAAATATTCTTTTATAGAAGAGCCTCTCGGAATCACCTTCAGAAAGAGGTTgcatcttatgaataagatcatCAGAAGAGCAACATGTGTTAGCCACATCGACATTGCGGGTTGTAGTGATTATTCTGCTTTCGCTATTTGTATCCATAAAAGCAAGCTTGATTATTTTCCATGCATTGGTATCCCATATATCATCAATGACAATGAAGTACCTATAAGCAGAACAACACATGAGCAATGAGTTAGCAAACCAATATGTATTATTTGCATTCGCCAAAACTATGTCAATCACATAAAGAAACAAGTCTTCTCTCGTAAAAGACCTCATAAGAAAACAACATACTACCAACCACATCATGGAATCAAAAGGTGGGTTCATTCAATAAAAGTGGGAGATAGTGAGTATTTATTTTTTTAGAAACGGAGGTTGAAACCCATCCTCTGCATCAAAAATATGCATACAACATCCTTTATTATATTATTCAACAATTGATTAACAATATACATCAAAAAAACCCAAAGCCACCACACTGCACCTACAGACTTGGCAGGGAAATCATGCCATCCGGGCCTTGTGCCGTAGACACATTAACAATGCCCACCAACTAGATATGGGGTATACTCACCCAATGGTGCTCCGGGAGCACACATCCATTTCAATAGACCATCATCAATCATCTCATGCACAAGCTTCAGAAGCCGCCACCACCTTTGTACCACCGACCCATCTTCAGAGTAAAGATCTGCATGATTCTCGCCAGGCCTACCATAGATGCTGCCATGACACCAAAGAACACCACCACCCTGCACTCTTCCATCAAAACGCATCTGCCAACAAGACTCCACAACACCATGCCACCGAGACTCACCCTTGTCGACGCAGAAGATGCCACTCCGTTGCACCTCTAAGGCCCCTCTGCTTGTACCTACTCCAAACGCGATGCCCCCAAGAGGGAGAGAGGTGATGAACAACGCCATCATTTGATCCGGGAGACCCAAATCTAGGTTTTCGCCTAGAGCAACCGACCCTTCCTACCGAGTCCACGTGGTGGCCCGATGTTGTCATTAGTTAGTGGTCAACATGACCACCACCATGACGATGCCCTCCAAGGAAGTTAGCGGCACCCGCAGACGTCGTCGCATCACCGCGACGGCATATCCGGGCAAGGATTTCTCTTCGGTGGTAGTCCCTTGAACTAGTAGAGCATAAGGTGGAGGCTTGCTGGAGGCGCCCGCAATGTAGAAGGAAATGGCATGCGAGATTAAAAACATTTGGGCACATGGCCCTGATCCGTTGAACCCGTCCCAACCATGAGGCATCGCCACCAATAGAAAGAGGAGCCATGCGCTCTGGCTAGGGTTCCGTTACCGCCTTTGGCCTACCGTCGTCCACCCTCATGCAACCCTTTTCCCGACTCCGCTTGATAATTCCACATGGGGCTTGAATGGAAGAACCATGCCTCGCCCCCCTTCATTGGAGGCCAGATGGCTTTGCCGCAGCCACCTCCAGGAGTGATGAGGAGGCGTAAGAGGgggatgggggggggggggggtggcgacTGTGATCTAGGGTTCGCTCGCCTGGTCTCTTGGAGGGCGGTGACCCAGGGGGGCTCTCCCCTTTTGTGTCTAAACGTGTCAATTAAAATGTCTCGGAAAATCCAAAACAACATCCATGTCGATAAATAAAACCAAAACAACCGCTGAGTCGATATATATGAGGGAGTAAAAAGTGTATGAAAATTGATTATTCCATTGCATTACTTGTAATTACTTCCCCTGCTCACCAATATATGACGTTTTAGACACTTTAAACTGAACTAGACGTTACACACCATCATGAGTGAATCTACACAGTAAAAATAGACTAGATACATATAAAAATAGATGAATCTACTAAAAGCTAGAATATCTTATATTTGTGAACGGAGGGAATATAAttgaaatgaggtagaatactaaTGACCCCTCTAAGTTTCGTGCTTGTGGGGCTACACAGAAGAGTTTCTTGTTCTTTTTAGAAGATGGTgattgctccggtgtccccctcAGCTCCATGGTTCAGAAAATTTGGAGCTGCTCCAGCTTTTGCTCTAGCTTTTGGTATAAATATGTGTAGTTGCTCTAGCTTTTGGTACAAATACATGGAGTTGGTTCCGCAGAACACAAAAACATGGATTGGTTATTTATTTACGTTCCACTTCCACCGATAAGTAACCAAAATGTTACACACGTTTTATCTTTCTCCATCTTCTCTCTCGGGTATGTTTCCCAATGCCCATACTCTTCCCCTATTTGACTTCACCGTAGCATGATTCACACCTGCCGCCACCGAATCGAGGCTGCCGGCAAACAAATCAACTTACCTTCAGCGGGAGTCAAACTTGTCTGAATCATTCTTGCTGCCACGCAAATCAAGCTGTAGCTTGTTGCCGCCGCCGCTAGAAACTTGTGTGGCCGCCTCAACCAACTTCGTCATAGGTGAGGCGGCGTGAGACGTAGTGGCGGAAACAACAAGCTCCTTGCGGTGGCGGCAGCGAGCTACAACTCGATTTTACGCGGCAGCGAGAACGAATCAGACAAGTTTGACTCCGGCTGAAGGTACGTTGACTCGTTTGCCAGAGTCCACGATTCAGTGGTGACAAATGTAAATCGCGTTGCGATGAAGTCAAATCAGTAGCAGTCGGATGTAAATTACGGGTGCTCCGTGTTTTTATGTTTGTGTACCAAAAGCTAGAGCAGCTTGCACTTAACTTTTCAAATCGGTCCCCTCTTGAGTGCGTAATGGATTCATAATTCTACTAGTATCTAAATATGAATCTGAAAATTGGTTCAAGATTTCTAATTACCGGTGTTTGGGAACGTCACGGCAGTGCTGGGTGGTTCAGTGCCGGCCGCCATAGCCATACTCACCGTCGTGGCCAGGCCAACTCCACCGCCAGGAAATACTTTGCCACAGGCTGAGATCGATGGATTTCCAGCCAAAGATTTAAGCGATCACGCGGTGCCCAGACATAACAAGGTGTGCTCTATATTTTTATATTTCACGAATTCAACTTCACCTATTTATTCCAAAAGCTGGAGCAGCTCTAACTTCACAGAACCGTGgagttaggggggggggggggggggggggacagaGAATCACACCTCTTAGAAGATTCACAGCTTAAAGCGAAACCGATTAACTATGAGTTGCAACTCGTTTAAATATTTCTCATTGAGACTTAAAGATTCGTAATCTAAAAGATATAATACCCCACATCAGCTATTTAAAATCCCCAATATTATTATATATTAATGAGTCGAAAGTATTACTCAAAGTCTGTAAGCTATTTTTAATAAGGCCACTCAAAGTCTAGTATCTGACCATTGGATATCTATATATCTTAGcccactcatagtgggagtagctAAGATAGTAGTAGTAACATGCAATTACTCCCTCCATACCTTTTTATTAGGATATTATGCATTTCAAGAACAAAAGTTGACCATTAATTTAGTTTAGAAAATATAATATATATACCATCAGTTTCGATGCTATTTACCCACCGAGATGCACGGTGCAGAGGGgtaattgcaaaaaaaaaaaaaatcaaattataGATATCTATTTGCTCATGCACTAATGCCAGCTTCATGTGGAAGATATCCCATAAATATGTGCTAATAACATGTTCGATTAAGTGTACAGAATGCTGAATGCATGTGTGGTAGATGTATGGACGTACCTCTTGGTTCCAAGTGATTGGCGTAGTTGGTTGATGAGTTGACTCTCGTCTAGATCAGATAGATTCAGACTGTTATACATTTGGTTGTCAAGTTCATAGAGAAGTTttctgaaaactttcttcacatcaGGATTCTGAGACACGGGCACAAAAGCCGTGCAATCAAATCCCTtgtgaagctcatcatacactgCTTTGGCAAGAGTGGTCTTACCCAATCCTCCAAACCCAACAATGGAGAGTATCTTGGGCGCATGGTCTGCTTCACGGAGCTTACTGATAATCCTGTCCCTTGCATCATCCATTCCAACTAGCGTATGTTTCTCATACAGAATAGACAGGAGGGGGTCGATGTTGGTGATGGTGCCGGTGCCGGGGCTCCAGGTGGCTCGAACATGTACACAATCCCCACCACGTCTCCTGTACCTGTCATCTCGGCTTGCAACCTCATGGACCTTCCCCTTGATCTTTTCCATCGCGGCGGCGACCTCACGGCGAGCCCTGGCCATCTTATACAAGATTGCCATCCTCGATGCGAGGGACTTCATGCTGCCGGCGTCGTCCGAGGGACGCACGACGCCCTGGGCGCTCACCAGAAAGTTCTCCACCAGATCCTCGATGTCGTGAGACACCTCTCTGACTTCGCCGACCCAGAGCCGATCCTCCTCGTCGAGCTCGTCCTGCGGCACCGTCGCGACCTTTTTCAGGCTAGCGTGCATGCGCTGGAGCTCGGTCTGGAGATAGACGACGTCTCGCCCGGCACTCTTTTGCAGCTTGTACTCCTCCTTGAGGAGCTCGCCCAGCTTGGAGAGGAGAGAGACCATGCCATTCATGGCGAGATCCATGCCTGGCTAGATCTCGCTTGCTTGATCGAAATCTCTTAAGTGGTTCGTTGTGGTTTAGCAAATACCTGTGACTGCTCGCTAGTGTTGCTGTGTGAATGGTTTGTTGCTGCCGCTGCAGGGAGCAATCGAGAGATTTATTAGGCACCAGAAGCTTAGCGCTTTTCTTGCCGCGCGTACTCTGGTCTTATCGTTAGGTTGCTCCAATCAGCTTATGCGATACAATAGACAATTTTCAAGTTGGCCATCCACTTGCAAGTTTCAAATGCGGGGTATACTTTGATGGCAGATAAATGCACGCAATGATCCCGTAGACAGCGTTGATACTTGATACTACTAGTAAATGAACGAATACATAAAGTATAGCGGGCCAATAATGGGGTGAACAACACGTTCCAGCTACTACTCAAAGTGATTTTAACATCCCGCCACCATTTTGTCTCTAATGAGTTGCAGCTACTATTATATATTTTATTGATCAAAATAATAGTCAAACTGATTTCTCAAACTACGTGCGTGCCTGTTATGCCTACGACTTCTAATCCATCAACGATTCCGGTGACAACTTGATCAACACCATATATACTACATCCGTCTCAGTTTAACATGTGCGCACGTAGTTTAAGAAATTACTTTGACCTCTAgtttggtcaataaaatataaaatatatgtTACAAAAGTTATATCATTGGAAAGATTTTTTGCATAGGAATCTAATGATATAGATTTTATAGACATAAAATTTATATTTTATTGACTAAATCAATGGTCAAAGTTTGTCTTAAACTACGTGCCTGTTAAACCGAGACGGGAGGAGTATATTCGTCGCAAAAGCAGGTCGATAATTTTCAAGTTAATTGGCCGTCCACTTGCAAATTTCAAAAGCGGAGTACATGTATTCATGAAAACTAGATGCACCCATTGACCATGTAGACAGCGTTGGTAATCATAGACTGAACGAATAAACATAGTAATACGTCCGTTCCAACGAATATGACTTCATTTTTTTTTCTCTAAAAGTTAAACTAGGTAAAATTTGATCAAGTTTTTAGAAACAACCAACAATACAAATCAACACCGTTAGATGCATCAtgcaatatattttcatgtgatatCTATATAACTTTATAGTTATTGATAGTTTGTTTCTGAATATTTAATCAAACTTCACTTAGCTTGACTTTTTCAAAAAAACATATGTCTTATTCATTGTAATGGCTGTAGTATTTACTTGGCACTAATcactactccctccataccgattAACAGGGGTATTACGCATTTCGAGATAAAATTTTAACTACTAATTTAGTTCATAAAATATAAGAAAtatatcacaaaaattatactattGGAAGCTTCTTTTGAATATAAATTCAATGGTATAATTCTTGTGGCATATTTCTCATATTTTTTTGACCAAATTTATAGTCAAACTTTGTCCTCGAAATGCGTAATACCCCTGTAAACCGGTATGGAGGTAGTACTCTCTCCATCTCGGTTTAAGACTGatcatagtggtaagtatcatg
It includes:
- the LOC127346640 gene encoding disease resistance protein Pik-2-like, which gives rise to MDLAMNGMVSLLSKLGELLKEEYKLQKSAGRDVVYLQTELQRMHASLKKVATVPQDELDEEDRLWVGEVREVSHDIEDLVENFLVSAQGVVRPSDDAGSMKSLASRMAILYKMARARREVAAAMEKIKGKVHEVASRDDRYRRRGGDCVHVRATWSPGTGTITNIDPLLSILYEKHTLVGMDDARDRIISKLREADHAPKILSIVGFGGLGKTTLAKAVYDELHKGFDCTAFVPVSQNPDVKKVFRKLLYELDNQMYNSLNLSDLDESQLINQLRQSLGTKRYFIVIDDIWDTNAWKIIKLAFMDTNSESRIITTTRNVDVANTCCSSDDLIHKMQPLSEGDSERLFYKRIFANEAGCPSELEQVSRDILKKCAGVPLAIITLASHLASNQQIKQIDQWNILLESIGRGLSNDPSMKSMKKILLFSYYDLPPLLKTCLLYLSVFPEDFRIGRDRLIRRWIAEGFFEGQKHDLGLIGLGECCFIELVNRSLIQPVYIDVDGRAQACIVHDMMLDVICDLSSEENFVTVLDFIKEDIHVQRKPRRLSIQKCTDELSSTRLATMSLSQVRSFTLFNCYVNNQILPLSRFRVLRVLDLEDCFLDVVDLRCVGNLLHLRYLVLRCEGIYEIPLEIAKLQFLQILDVREMYVTLPASVLRMTNLICLYYESYLPRGIMNLASLQELDIQYFEEGVELELRYLTQLRLLSFCWPVSFAHDKLVTFVESLGKLAKLETLVIFNGDDIDVMQDWVPSPYIRKLLLTGQFQTLPTWVNSSSLSLVSFLRIYINELKPEDIEILGTLPTLRYVELWSILKVPTVDVATQRCMLSTNAFPCLRECNFKNVILGPHLFTPGAMPLVRKLTFRLELSDILSCDMELSIWNLPSLEEVEIALHVENFDGESYREAEAAIRRMARDYPNCRLSIGEVW